The Ruania halotolerans genome contains the following window.
CGGTGGTGGCCACTGACATCACCCTGATGGGATACCTGGCTCCACGAGCCGAGGTGTACTGGGTGGGCAACGACAGTAACCCGGTACCGGATTTCGTGGTGGTGAACACCAGCTCCGGGGTCTACGGGGAGGCGCCGCCGCAAGACGTGGTTGCCTATGCAGAATCGAAGTTCCCCGGTGCATCATTCACCGAGGTGCTCGATCGGGACGGCTTCCTGATGGCCGAGCGAGCGTCGTGAGCGACGGGGCTAGCTCGGCGGCGGACCCTGGTTCGGCGGCTGCTGCACTGGCGGCGGCGGCTGGTGGGTCGGGGTCGGCTGGTGGGTCGGGGTCGGCTGCTGGGTCGGCGCATCCTCTGGCGGCCGGGGGGTCTGGGGCTGTGCCTCGTCCTGGCTGGGGCCGCCTGCTCCCTGACCCTCCGAGCCGAGCCCGCCAAGCACCCGGCGCGCCTCGTGCGCATTCTCTTCCAGGCACAAGATGGCGAAGGAGCCGGCGACCACCTGGGAGGTGGACGTGAAGTCCCGCTTCCCGCCCGACATCGCATAGGCGATCACCGCGAAGAGCATGCCGGCACCGGCACCGATCAGCAGAGCGGGCAGCAGTGTCTGAGCCAGGTCGCCGCCGAACAGGAGCAGCAGAATGCCGATGAAGAACCCGAAGTAGGCACCCGAGGCAGCCCCGCGCAGCGCCACATTCGGATAGGTGCGGCGGCCGGTGATCCGCTCCACCATCGTCAGGTCCTTGCCCACGATGGTGACCGCGTTGACAGTGAATTCCTGATCGGCCAGGTAATCGACCGCGCGCTGCGCCTCGAGGTAACTGGAATAGGTGGCAATCTCCACACCGCGCGGCTG
Protein-coding sequences here:
- a CDS encoding general stress protein; its protein translation is MPAMSPTDPRAGNQPRGVEIATYSSYLEAQRAVDYLADQEFTVNAVTIVGKDLTMVERITGRRTYPNVALRGAASGAYFGFFIGILLLLFGGDLAQTLLPALLIGAGAGMLFAVIAYAMSGGKRDFTSTSQVVAGSFAILCLEENAHEARRVLGGLGSEGQGAGGPSQDEAQPQTPRPPEDAPTQQPTPTHQPTPTHQPPPPVQQPPNQGPPPS